Part of the Candidatus Saccharimonadia bacterium genome, GCTTGAGATGAGCAAATAGCATCTCGACGCGCTTGCGATCACGACGCGATCGTTCGAAAGCCTCGGTCTTGGCCAGTGCACGAGCAATGTCGCGAGCGTCTTCGTTCACATCGCGTACGATCCGGCGCGAGGGCATCTTTGGACAGCATTTTGGTTTGAGCACGCAGGCACGGCAGTCAGGCAGTGACGCCTGGTAGCGGAGCGCGTGATCGGGGCCGATATGACCGGTGGTGGTCAGCACTTTGCCAGCTGGGCAGAAATAGACGTTCCGTTCCTCGTCGAACCTGAAGTCCTCCCGCGAGAAGGTCCCATCCTCGCGCTTTGATTTGTCGATGACCGGAATGTGCGGTGCGATCTTCTTCTTGTTGACGATCCAGTTGAGCGTATCCGCAGAACCATAAGCCGTATCGGCGGCGAGATAGGCGGGTTTAATGTCGAACCGCTCCTCGGTCCGCTCGATCATTGTCTTAGCTGCACCGACCTCTGCCTGCCGAATGGCACGGGTGGCTTTGACGTCCAGGATGATGCCGAACTTAACGTCAATGAGATAATTGTCCGCATAGGCGAAGAACGCTGGCCCTCGCATCGCGCCGGTCCATTGTGCGGCTGGATCGGAGGGTGAGACAAACTTCGGCGTCACCTCGCTTGCCGCGCCAAACGCCGCATCGTCGAGGGTTGCCAAATATTCCCTCATGGCGCGGCCGGCACCCTGAGGATCACCCCTCTTGTTCCACTCCGAGCCGGGGATCGATCGCTGCTTATTGGCGTCCGCCACGATCAGGCTCGCATCGACTGCGAACCCTTCGCCGCCGACCAACCCGGCCGCAATACAGGTCCCAACAACACGCTCAAACACCCGCCGGAACATATCGCTGTCGCGGAACCGCTCATGACGGGCACGTGAAAACGTCGAGTGATCTGGGATTTTGTCCTCGATCGAGAGCCCGCAAAACCAGCGATAAGCGAAGTTCACCCGGACATCCCGGCATATCGCTCGTTCCGAGCGAATTGCGAATGCGTAGCCGATGATGAGCATCCGCATCATCAGCTCCGGATCAATCGAGGGCCGACCTATTTTGGAGTAAAAGGGCGCAAGCTCGGAACGAACCCAAGATAAATCGAGAACCGCAGCAATCTCGCGAACCGGGTGATCGTGCGGGACTGCTTCATCAAGACAAAATGAATAGAACAGCTGCTCTTGATCGT contains:
- a CDS encoding IS1182 family transposase; protein product: MMGRLDHDQEQLFYSFCLDEAVPHDHPVREIAAVLDLSWVRSELAPFYSKIGRPSIDPELMMRMLIIGYAFAIRSERAICRDVRVNFAYRWFCGLSIEDKIPDHSTFSRARHERFRDSDMFRRVFERVVGTCIAAGLVGGEGFAVDASLIVADANKQRSIPGSEWNKRGDPQGAGRAMREYLATLDDAAFGAASEVTPKFVSPSDPAAQWTGAMRGPAFFAYADNYLIDVKFGIILDVKATRAIRQAEVGAAKTMIERTEERFDIKPAYLAADTAYGSADTLNWIVNKKKIAPHIPVIDKSKREDGTFSREDFRFDEERNVYFCPAGKVLTTTGHIGPDHALRYQASLPDCRACVLKPKCCPKMPSRRIVRDVNEDARDIARALAKTEAFERSRRDRKRVEMLFAHLKRILRLGRLRLRGPCGAQDEFTLAAIAQNLRRLAKLVARPPPALDACLA